The DNA window GAATAATAGaagtaatacaatatattgtatatattattaatattgctcTATATTACtaataacatgtttttttttatttttttctgtaactAATAGTTTTTGATTATAgcaaacatatattaatacagatttatatattatatactgtatattattagaataatataaagcataattaatatgtataatatattaaaataatatggagtagtataatatatatattattattcatactgtgtttgatttttaatcattagagccttttaagattattatatattattatattcttttatatatgtatattactaataacatttttgtatcTCTTTCTGTACATAGTTTTCGATCAGTATCAAAAGGCGCGGTTGCTGTTCGTGCAGTCTGTCGCGGATCTGGCCTCAAAGTCGAACAACATCGACTGCCTGGAAGCGGCTGGTGCGATAGACCTCCTGCGTCCTTTGCTAGCGGACGCCGTACCGTCCATCCAACACGTGGCCGCGATCGCTCTCGGCAAGCTGGCGAATCACAATCCCAGACTGGCGCACGCCGTCGTTAGAAAAGACGTACTGTCGCACTTGATGAAGAACATAGACAAACAAAATGTACGAGCTCCTTAAATGTAAGCACTTCGATCGTGATAGAGAATGAAATTAATCCGAAGCGCCGTATTCCCCTTgttcggaaaaaaaaaactttgacATAGTTGGCAATCATCCCATGAATCTTTTATAcgtgtatattataaagatatacttCTTTAGCTATTAAGAGAAATGTATTGTCgcagaaattttataagaaagcGGCGTTGTTCGTCCTGCGAGCGATAGCCAAGCATTCGCCGGAACTGGCGTTAATAGTCGTACACAACGACGGCTTGCAGACTATAGTCAGATGCCTGGAAGACTTCGATCCTGGAGTGAAGGAAGCGGCCGCTTGGGCACTGGGATATATCGCGAGGCATAATAAGAACTTGGCTCAAGCGGCAGTGGATACCGGTAAAATTATCTCGTTTAATTTTTCGGCGATGAAGATGAAAGCTTGcttattgttgaaatatttttttgctgtTTAATCGTATCCTCGTCAGGCGCGATACCTCTTCTCGTATTGTGTCTGCAAGAGCCCGaattgtatattaaacaaatcGGCGCGTCGGCCATCAGCGACATGAGTAAACACAGTATCGAACTCGCGCAGGCAGTGGTGGATGCCGGGGCAATCTTCTTCCTCGCGAAAACTCTGGCCAATCTCGATGCCAAGGCGAAGGTAATTTGACGCAAATCGTATGTTAAACAATCTCGAGATATTAACACTGgattacaattataatgtCTGCAGCGTCAAGCGTTATTAGCGCTGAGCAGCATAGCCAAGCACTCCGCAGATTTGGCGGAGGCTGTGGTTGAGGCAGGGATCTTACCAGACATTTTGGTACACATGGCACATCCGGATGAGAATGTCGGTAGAGTCGCGGCGATTTTAACCAGGGAGATCTGCAAACACACGTTTGAGGTAAACGGAAGGCGCAACGACTTCTCAGCGAAGATTCTTCTCGCTAAATCTGCAACTTTTCAGTTGGCGCAACTTGTGGTGAACTCCGGCGGCATCGCTGCGCTTATCGAATTAATTAACACCTCAAAGTCGGCGACCAGATTACCGGCGATCATGGCACTCGGTTACATCGCCGGTCATTCCGATCAGCTGGCCGTGGCTGTGATAGGATCCAAAGTACGAATCAAGTGGAAGTAAATAGGCAATTTTTTCGCACTTTGTACAACACGCTAgagtaattattttgcatcaGGGTGTCGTGCAATTAGCGGTCGTGCTGCAAGAGGAAACGGAAGATCATATTCTCGCGGTGACCGTCTGGGCTATCGGGCAAATTGGCAAGCACACGCCCGAACATGCAAAAGCGATTGCGGTTGCGAACATATTGTCCAAGCTATTGGAGGTATTCAGTTATCGAATCGGTTATTCTTTCCGTCGGAATTTGCTAACATTTCTGATCTCACGCATTACAAATTTCGTTAGTTGCATAACGATCCGAAAAGTTCCGAGGATCTGAAGGCGAAATGTAACACGGCGTTAAAGCAGATTCTACAAAAATGCATGTACGTCGAGGCTCTTGAATCCCTGTTGCACGACGTGCCCCCTAATATCCTGAAATATGTATTGGGACAATTTAGCAAGGTAAGATTTTACAATCCAATCGAGACGACTGAACATCTCACGATCGTAATAACGTGGCGAAGAGAATTAACAGTATCcgagaatttattaaacataatatgAATGCTTTATTAAGTGTGTCTCACATACGTTCTAATGATACGTTATACAAAGtgataatacaaattttctttctcatcCAATACAACAACGCATTTAGGACATAGTTGCTCGTTACAAAAGTCACATAGGATCTTAACAATCGAATGCAAAATATAGCTCGCGCTGCCTCTCGTCGTCGCTCAATGAAGATCGCGCGTTTCGTGATTACGTGGATGTTTACGTTgcacaatatttaaatatatgcaaaCGAATATACGACGAAGCTACTAACATACCTACAAATTTTTGCTCTACTTAAAAATTGGTCAGAAGCAGCTGCGCATAAGGGACGCGAAatgtttccttttcttttcgatTCGTGGAAACTATTATACCCCCCCATAAGATATAGATTTCAAGTATATCTTGGTAGTTCCGAAGAGAATTATTTCTAACGCTATTatcatacgtatatataagaatttccacagacacacacatacacgcacgcatacacttACGCATACTTAATTGCAATTGCTCGAATAACTTATATTCCTACAGATCCTCTGATTGATATCCGCAGCCAACTTACTTTCGATTGTTTATTTCGAAAGCAAAACAAGTTTTCGATTAGATTGCACTTAGGTACAGAATATAATTGCGATTGCGTTGCCATTACATATAGATATGCTCCGTATCATGTATGCTCAGAAATACATAAGttgttttccttttccttcctctcatccttcttctctctctctctcgcgctttcaaacgttttttttttctaaggTAGTATGGCACGTTTAATGTTCCAAAAGAGCACATGTTTCAGTCTTACGACAGCGAGTGGTTCGGCTAAGTACAGAGAGATGTATGACTTATTGAATAGAAactcatttaaaaattgtttaggTATGCCTTAGGAAATTGAACGCATGATTGTTTTCCAAGTTGCTCTCACTAATTCGCGTCTACCTTATCGTTTTATTCTCTAATGGCAGTATCTGATACAAAGACACGAATTGTACAAAAATGTTCGGATATAGGACAATGAAGAGCAATCAAGTAAACAAATGTTGATGATCAATCGATGATCAACCGATGAAATTAGAAAATACGTTAAAGTTTCAAGTGATAAGGCATTGATTTGATATTCGTATTAGttcatatgtattatacaattCTTATACTGTTACATATGCCCTCAGTTATGTAtctctaataaatattaagctCGTCAACAATAACACAGTAATTTCAGTATACATTAAGGTGCTGGCCGCTTTTGATGGGTCATTTCGAATTATATCGGCAACATTAGCGGTTCTTATCTTTTCAacagaaatttttcttaaattctaCAAAAGAATTCTCTCTCAGTACATCGTGAAAGCGTGAAGAACATTAGAGTTTTAAACGTCCATAAAACACAAACGTCACATTTTAATGTGGGACATGTGAGACGACGCGTATTTAAGacgagaaaattttaaaatgcagTTGCATAATGCACGACGAAATGCAGAAAAAATATAGCGAGTTTACCAAAACTTTTGGTGCGTTTCAAATCTTAAAGCAATTAAGGCGTATATCCGGCTCAGATCATGCAACCTGTCcaaatatttctgcaaaaacaaaacagaaaattattcGACATCGAACTTTCTCTTATGAATGTTGAATGACCAATGAATGTGTTGAAAATTcacgtaaattttaaaatataccgaAACTTTATGTATTGCATTTAACTGTCatggaataatattaaaaccaATGACgagaatttaaagaaacacgtcaaaagatatatcaattgattttttgatagGCAGGATTGATCTATGATTACAGAGTGAATTGCTTTTTCTCAACCTTTTTCTGCATTTTCAcaacaattaaaatgtttttatgtatatatttatacaagaaTTTTTTCCCTATTTATGTAAATCTTTCAATTGGCAGTTTTCTTTCATTGATCTTGTTATTTAATCAgtgatttagaaaaaaaagtttttctagAAATAATTCGTAAAAGGAGAGtcagaaaaacaaattaaaaacaatcaatgatgtaaaaatataaaaccggagattttaaatattaaaactggATTTAATCTAGCGTAACTCTtgaattatctataaaataattgagagCAAATATTTGCAGCAATATTATACAGAATTGatatcgtaatttagaatcaaGATTACCACTTATTTGATATcttacaaaatttctatacaaatttacttatttacagaagttttttttacgtttcaaGTGCTCAACGagttacgtttaaaaaaatatctggccgtatttgttatatataatatataaaaaaaaaagaaagaaacgtatCGATAAAGTCCTATCTTTATACTCAAATTGCACTTTAATAGCGTTTTCTGGGAAAACTAGTGCAACACTGGTGCACACTGAGTGCAATTTTATTGTTCCAATGTGAAAAATCAGTTCACATATTTTCAGTATTTAATGTTCTACTgacaaaaatttgtcaaattgaACACAGTAGAtcattaaacaataaaattgcactcagtgtgcactagtgtTGCATTAGTTTTCCCAGCAGAAAACTCTATTAAACGCAAGTTCTCGGTCACTCAACTGATCTGGCAACGACTTAGCTTACTCATCTGTTTCGTCATTGGGTTTAATGCTAGCGTAATTGTTCATGTTTCTATTCACCCTTAACATCTTGAGAAAACTGCCTAATACCAGTATAGTTTTTCTGTGCCTCCTAAAGATCCCGGCGTACAGTTCTTCGCGTACGTCCCTTCTGTCGCTGACATCAGAGTCGATGCTCGATACCGAGACAACCGAGGGCTTGGCCGAGACCGGTTGATGATAATTGTTGGCCTCGCCCGTGTTAAGGATCACACAATGCTGATTATTTATCATTCTGATCGCGACAACTCCTCGACCTtgtctcttattattttattacgcacCCGCCCGAGCCGTTCCTCCTTTTAACGTAACTGTTCGCACGAATATACCTCGCAATTGTGTCACAAATGTAAAAACCTAGATGCTCGgatacttgaaaaaatttttcaaaccgCAACTTCTCGTTTTTTAGCGCAGGTTTTTAGGTCTCTGTCGTGTGATCTCGGAAAAACTGATTAGGAGACTTCGCAGAAGAGATTTTATAGATACGCTATATGTGCAAATACGTAATGTGCAACTTGTAGGAGTATAGTGATAAAGCGTCCCTGTTTTTTTACGTCATTCAAACTGTCGCttatcttgaaaatttaagGCAGCTATATCTCGTCTCGTTGTCGGCGCTTTATGTACCGAGCGTTCGCGATTACACGCGAATACTTGAAACGACGCTATTTACGGCAAAAATCAGTACGTTTTTCGTCAACTAAACCTAACTCTTTAATCTTCAATCGTCGAATTGTCCACGATTAAATTGTGTATCAGTCTCGTGTAGCTCCGTATAACTTTCCCCTTTCTACGACGGAACGTTCGCACACGCAAAAGCGCAGTTTCTAATCTTTTTCAAACGCACATCTCTCCAGTTCGAACGCATTCGCGCTTGAGGGGACGTTTTGGCTTCCAAACTTAGCTCTGAATACGGCGTAAAATTAAGCACACGAATAAATTGTTCGTCAAGCCGTTTTCACGGAACTTCCGGGTTGGTCCGGTAGTCCCTCTTGAACTGCAATGAGGGTAAGATCGACGAGTGAGCGGTTTTGATACTTTGTCATCGGGTATGATGCAACGTGGCTGAAAACGCACGTGTCGCAATGTCTTCTATTATACATCAGTGGCGCAGCTCCACTCACGGTCCAACGTCGAGAGACAAACTGTAAACAGACGAGAGCGAGCgatgtaaatttaaacaaataacacGCAGAGAACGCGAGCGAATGTGCcataaaatatctctgaaaaaTCGAGACGCGGCACGTGTTTACGTACTAggatactaaaaaaaaaattcaaagcgtgtacagtataaaaataattgcaaaataaaaataaaagattaatcaACATAGGAAAATTAAGTAACTGCGTCGAAGATGGAAATGATTTTCGGTTTTAGTAACACAGGTAACTTACtcgaatttttgtacataacTTTCTTTTTACGTAAATCGAGTCCTACACATATATGTCCTCGTTcctcataaaaatattaaaatataatcgtcGAAAAATGAATATTCCTCGCAAGGCGTATTTCCGATGTTtcggaataaaatatctcggaTAAGTAATACATTATGGagtattcacttttcgatAATCTCACCTTAATACCTTTACACACAAAATGTAtgcaaaaatcaatttaaaaagatttatatgaatttatgcggaaattcaaaatgggAAAACGTTTCTAGCGAGATCAGACTTTATTAATCGTgcttaatttttctaaacttATTTGGGTTCAATATATACTCTTCTTTGAATACTATATATCCTTAGTCttaaacactttttttctaaCACTCTGTATGTGTAGGgacataaattattcttatgtTCAAAACTACGCAGAGTGCTCTACGATAAATACTGCGTCAAAATTGATGCTATTAATAACGATAGTGTGTTGTTGATGAAATTCGATGTCAACGATGGAGAACCGGTCAATAAAGCTACGCAGCGACGCGGAATTAAGGAAACACCACTGccgaatttttattcctttcccctttttattttttatttttccaattttatctctctttttgccTCCAAGAATAAGGCCATGCAAAAtgcgtaaaattaaataatgacgattgcaaaatttaatgcattggttatgaaaattatacgaCTTTTATGTAAGCGAATTTAGTGTTATTTCCGTGGTGTCATGTGAACTATCGAGGAATTAGGGcgtaaatcaattttaaacgaTGCTAATTAtatcaacaatataataaGGTGTACACCTACTTATCTCTTATCTTACGAtattaacttattgttagtgcaaagcatttttcggaaaaagaattatatatttttcgttacgtAACTTGAAATATTGTTACGGTCATAATTTAGAAACTTGTAGAAAGAATCAGGAAATTGAACATATCACTCTGTTGACTCTAACAATAAGCatcttgattaaaaattaaatacgaaATGGTACGTGGGTACTCTGTACACAGAgtgtatacgtaatatatatagatatataaagtttaataagataataagttAACAAGATAAGAGTCgataatgaaaattcatatctagcgatattaaaaatgagaaTTCGATTGCTTCTTATCATGTTTGTTCAACAGAAACTTTAAAGTACaatgaatataatatcataattttcgacagcttattaattgtattataaatttctatgaCAGCGAGACCATTTGAAATTAACAAAAggaatcatttttttatccgcttctaatttttaattaattcagttCAATTTAAaacacacatacgcacactTTTCTcccctttcctttttctctctctcttttccttaataaacaattttctgaTCCCGATAGTACGATTCAGAATTGTAAGAGAAGTTTAATGGGAAGATTATTGATTCTCTTAACAGGCTGTTCGATATACAAACAATCATCCCGATGTCTTGCTGTCATCTCGATTATTGACGTCAAAGATAGTTAGATTTAATAGGCGAACATTCGATTGCATGCGAAGCAAACATTGCTTTAACTGATGAGTCAGAATTAGGATCACAAACATGATGAGTAACGCGACGTTTGACATGTGTTTACGAGAACAAATATGCAGTGAGGAGTCGAGTAGACTGAAAAAGCGAGAAATTAAAACTTAGCACTTAAATCTATTGGTACGTAAATCTCGACATTTTTTtgcgatatattttgtttaatgtGACAGCATTTGCTTGAAacatttctctttatattttgcaCAGCATTACCCAAGTGCTATATCTTCTCAGTTTAAGCTGAGAACTCGTTACAGGAAGAACGGTGTGGTTCTAACAAGATTTATCTTGTTTTAACACCGGGGCCACGCTTTCCAAGAAGCGcgcattcaattttaaatgacaaatttGGAAACAGACAAATAGAACGAttaatttcatcctttaacaGTGTACACGATTTGATTTACAACACATGTACAAATATGCACGCGCACTTAAGTTAATGGTTATTcgaaatatgcatatattccAGATAACGATTAACTTAAGCAACACTCGGCTTGTATCAGTTTACCGGAAGCACAGAATAAGGAAGCATGAGAAGAGCCTGGAGAATGCGCTCTCAGATAGTGGTGCAGGTCAGGTTTCAGAAGCCTTATTCTTAGGCGCGTTGCAACATACGCGATCCTCTAACGTTTCCTACGTCGTATTTCTGATTCTGTATATACGACAGCGTGTTTCCGCGCGGCACGGTGCCTCTGCCCGTTACGTCGACAAATATTAACCGATTATTTCACGTGAACGTTGACCTTCTTCGTTGCAGAGGAAACGAGgacgggggaggggggggggcaaTTCTCTTATGTGTAATAATCGAATTGTTTCCGGTATATGTACGGTATGTAATGTCGTGTTTCTTCGCGCACAGATCTTGCCGCACGACGCGAGGGCGAGGAGGCTGTTCGTCACATCCGGCGGCTTGAAAAAGGTACAAGAGATTCAAGCTGAGCCGGGCACCACTCTCTCGgaatacataacaataatCAATTGCTGCTTCCCGGAGGAGATCGTCAGGTTACTCTCCTTTTTCTACCCCTTTCATCCTCGTAGTTTAACGTAAAGTCAGAAGGATATCCTTTGCAAAACAATTTTACCAAACGTGTTCCCTCACCGTGTGTCACTTCTGTCTCTCAAAGTCGTAATTATCTTTGATTCCTCCTCTGTCACGAGTCTCTGCTTTCTCTACGTCGCGCGTACGCAAAATATCTCTTCAACTGCTCATTCAAGAACTTCTTGTCCCTATCACGGAAGGCCATCTAGTCAGGTcattaattcataattaatttcctACGTGAGATACATTGATTCCTGTCGCAAAGTGGCCGTTACGTACGCGGGATCAGGACGGAGGCCTAATTTCTTTGGGAGAGGAGCGACAGACGATTCGCGATACGCTAACAGAATGAATTAATTACTACAAACACTAGTTGCTCGCGTATAACCTTATCTCTTTCTGGCTTTCACCCGTCGAAGGTACTTACGCGCGTGGGCGAAGGCGAGACTCGCGCCTCGTCTGCTAGAAATCTGGGCTAACCGTCACCATCGCGTTCACGCACCGCCAGCGTATGCAAATAACTGCCGCGGCACCGTTTCTGGATCCCCGGTGtcttaatttaaatcgaccgtgcgATAAACAGCACGCCCGCCATGTTGTCACAGCTGATCGCCAAACGCCAACTCGGAGTAGTGCGTACATCGTCGCGTGGCGCTTCGTGGCGAGacccgcgtgcgcgcgcgcgcaggaTCAATAAATCGTCCCAGTTATTATTTCCGCGCGCAATAAGatctgaaataataatttcttccttttcctcttttactttttataaattctcattgtttaattctctttgaattattttaattagcacAGTCCAAATAACGTGCaccacgtttttttttaccgttaGACAATAAATtgctataataatttaacggtAACATCATCATTTATTGCTCACATGTTAGCCTCTGATTTTGCTGTACTGTTCTTTTTTTCGGATAACCATCGTATGAGCCTAGCTTGTTTTCATTCGCttgtaatcttttatttttttcttgtttttctgtTGATAATCTGTTTTACGTATCGATCGGCGCAAAGAGAATGATAATGTTCTCGTGTCTGTTCGGTTCAATGTGGGCTCGAGAGAAAAAGGgcaaataaaactaaaacatACTTGAAACGAATATAATCTCCCTCTATTTCCATTCATTTCAACACGCAATCgaaatacaaaaattggaAGATTGGAATTCGATCAGttcagataaatttaaaattttaatccatTTCTTCTCTGAATTGATGTAACTCTAATCtctaatttatatagtttcaATCTAATATAGATTCAATCTTAATACATCAAAAGATAGCATTTCTGCTCTTACAATTGTACTCtgcattttaattcttttcttcttctttttcttttcttctcctctGTCGACATCAAAGTCCAAGTATTTCTTTTGAAGGCAGATGTAGTtaagacaaatttttttatctcctaAATTTTTACGTCACGGATATCACTACATTGTTTCAGATATTATTCGCCCGGTTATCCGGACAGCCTTCTGGAAGCTGTGGAGCAGTACCAGCCGAAGGGTCTTTTCGTCTTCGATCACAAATCGTCGTCCGAGAACACGGAGTCCAGCTTGTCGCTTTATAACGATGAGGGATgattctaaattatatatttcgtcaTTGTATTCTGCTTGTATAGCCGAGAAGCATTTGTGAATATgcattattgtaattaaaaatcgtataacggttcatttaattttaaatctgcGTTTATCGAAAGATCTTGAATGATTTTGGCTGcgcgatttaataataatataatatatttcttattgtgTGGCTCGCGGCTTTGCAAGGCATTTTTcaggaacgtacccaaacctTTAAAAATCTCATATTCCTCTTCAAATCCTGGGGGTctattacgtatcttttcacgaggtaaaaatgcgaaaagtgaAAGAATTCACTAATCTACGATTTCATtggtcgaaatctagtaattctgcacaacgcataatgcgtataataagcataagaaaattgattggtctatttccttatgcacatgtgtatggaccaatcaattttcttatgcttacgccaGACTAGCGGCTCGCGGCCGCGAGCCGCTAGTGTGATACgggcattatgcgttgtgcagaagtgtgtgctccccgctttaacATTGCCGTGTATTTCCAACAATTTACCAAATTACATGTGAATTAATACAATGCGAAAAATCgcattgtacatacatatacatacaccgTTGGTTTAAGTTCGGAGTAAGTTCGGTTCCACTTCTCGGGACGAGTAGGCCGCACCGTCACTCGTCAGTACATTTTGGAACGAATCCGACAATCCGACGTG is part of the Temnothorax longispinosus isolate EJ_2023e chromosome 12, Tlon_JGU_v1, whole genome shotgun sequence genome and encodes:
- the LOC139822734 gene encoding sperm-associated antigen 6 codes for the protein MTARSILQVFDQYQKARLLFVQSVADLASKSNNIDCLEAAGAIDLLRPLLADAVPSIQHVAAIALGKLANHNPRLAHAVVRKDVLYTSLAIKRNVLSQKFYKKAALFVLRAIAKHSPELALIVVHNDGLQTIVRCLEDFDPGVKEAAAWALGYIARHNKNLAQAAVDTGAIPLLVLCLQEPELYIKQIGASAISDMSKHSIELAQAVVDAGAIFFLAKTLANLDAKAKRQALLALSSIAKHSADLAEAVVEAGILPDILVHMAHPDENVGRVAAILTREICKHTFELAQLVVNSGGIAALIELINTSKSATRLPAIMALGYIAGHSDQLAVAVIGSKGVVQLAVVLQEETEDHILAVTVWAIGQIGKHTPEHAKAIAVANILSKLLELHNDPKSSEDLKAKCNTALKQILQKCMYVEALESLLHDVPPNILKYVLGQFSKVRFYNPIETTEHLTIVITWRRELTVSENLLNII
- the LOC139823093 gene encoding uncharacterized protein; the encoded protein is MINNQHCVILNTGEANNYHQPVSAKPSVVSVSSIDSDVSDRRDVREELYAGIFRRHRKTILVLGSFLKMLRKYLDRLHDLSRIYALIALRFETHQKFW